The following proteins come from a genomic window of Winogradskyella sp. PC-19:
- the hflX gene encoding GTPase HflX, whose amino-acid sequence MLEKKDINLEKVVLIGIVTKEQDEQSSKEYLDELEFLTFTAGGEVVKRFTQKLDMPNPKTFIGTGKMNDVQDFVKENEVGTVIFDDELSPAQERNISKILNCKILDRTNLILDIFAQRAQTSYARTQVELAQCQYLLPRLKGMWTHLERQKGGIGMRGPGETEIETDRRIVRDKISLLKKKIKTIDKQMAVQRGNRGKLVRVALVGYTNVGKSTLMNVISKSEVFAENKLFATLDTTVRKVVIGNLPFLVSDTVGFIRKLPTQLVESFKSTLDEVREADLLLHVVDISHSNFEEHIESVNQILDEIESKDKPTIMVFNKIDAYEAEPYDEEDLIVERTPANYSINEWKQTWMSKIGDNALFISALNKENLDEFKKRVYKEVREIHVTRFPYNNFLYPDVEDIR is encoded by the coding sequence ATGTTAGAAAAAAAAGATATCAACCTCGAAAAGGTTGTACTTATAGGAATTGTTACCAAAGAACAAGATGAACAAAGCTCTAAGGAATACTTAGACGAGCTTGAGTTTTTGACGTTTACAGCAGGTGGAGAAGTGGTAAAACGCTTTACACAAAAACTAGATATGCCTAATCCAAAAACGTTTATTGGTACAGGTAAGATGAATGATGTGCAGGATTTTGTAAAAGAAAACGAAGTAGGTACTGTTATTTTTGATGACGAATTATCGCCTGCTCAAGAACGAAACATTAGTAAAATACTTAATTGTAAAATTTTAGATCGTACAAATCTCATTCTAGATATTTTTGCGCAACGTGCACAAACCAGTTATGCACGTACGCAAGTAGAATTGGCGCAATGTCAATACCTATTACCAAGATTAAAGGGTATGTGGACTCACCTTGAAAGACAAAAAGGTGGTATCGGTATGCGTGGACCGGGAGAAACAGAGATAGAAACAGATAGACGTATTGTACGTGATAAAATTTCGCTTCTAAAAAAGAAAATCAAGACCATTGACAAGCAAATGGCTGTGCAACGTGGTAACCGCGGAAAGCTAGTCAGAGTGGCTTTAGTTGGTTATACCAATGTTGGTAAATCTACTTTAATGAATGTGATTAGTAAGTCAGAGGTTTTTGCCGAAAACAAACTATTTGCAACGTTAGATACTACTGTACGTAAAGTGGTTATTGGTAATTTGCCATTCTTGGTTAGTGATACCGTTGGTTTTATTAGAAAATTACCAACGCAATTAGTAGAATCTTTTAAAAGTACTTTGGATGAAGTGAGAGAAGCTGATTTATTATTGCATGTTGTAGATATTTCGCATTCTAATTTTGAAGAACATATTGAATCAGTAAATCAAATTTTAGACGAAATTGAAAGTAAAGACAAACCAACCATTATGGTTTTTAATAAGATTGATGCATACGAAGCTGAGCCTTACGATGAAGAAGATTTAATTGTTGAGCGTACACCAGCCAATTATTCTATTAATGAGTGGAAACAAACATGGATGTCTAAAATTGGTGATAATGCGTTATTCATTTCGGCATTAAACAAAGAAAACTTAGACGAATTTAAAAAACGTGTGTATAAAGAAGTCCGTGAAATTCATGTGACACGCTTCCCGTACAATAATTTTTTGTATCCTGATGTTGAGGATATTCGGTAA
- a CDS encoding DUF3078 domain-containing protein, which translates to MKTRFILSLLMVFAISFGYSQTKEELETKKAEKQAEADKYQGEADALQAEIDALPGWRTGAFGTIGGSLSNFSNWYAQGAPNNASGSIGFTVNAFANKIEDKYFWRNSLNVNLNWTKLDNKDIDTDSDDFEPTTDVFNLTSLYGKRLNDKWAVSGLVEYRTTILNNFNDPGYLDVGVGFTWTPITDLVVVIHPANYNFVFSSGDTVFDSSFGAKIVADYTKQIGKVNFKTNLSAFQSYKDSDLSNWTWINSFSYTLWKGIGVGFDFGLRNNRQEAANFEGTTLPDADNDLQSYYTIGMSYNF; encoded by the coding sequence ATGAAAACTAGATTTATTTTATCATTACTCATGGTGTTTGCTATTAGCTTTGGGTACTCTCAAACAAAAGAAGAATTAGAAACAAAAAAAGCTGAAAAGCAAGCAGAAGCTGACAAATATCAAGGAGAAGCTGATGCATTGCAAGCAGAAATAGATGCTCTACCAGGTTGGCGCACAGGTGCTTTTGGTACTATTGGTGGTAGTTTATCTAACTTTAGCAATTGGTATGCGCAAGGTGCTCCTAATAACGCTTCAGGTAGTATTGGTTTTACAGTAAATGCTTTCGCTAATAAAATTGAAGACAAATACTTTTGGAGAAATAGTTTGAATGTAAATTTAAACTGGACAAAATTAGACAACAAAGATATTGACACTGATAGTGACGATTTTGAGCCAACAACAGATGTTTTTAACTTAACATCACTTTATGGTAAAAGATTAAACGATAAATGGGCTGTTTCAGGTCTTGTAGAATACAGAACAACAATTTTAAACAACTTCAATGATCCTGGATATTTAGATGTTGGTGTTGGTTTTACATGGACACCAATTACGGATTTAGTAGTTGTTATTCACCCTGCTAACTACAACTTTGTATTTTCTTCTGGCGATACTGTTTTCGATTCTTCTTTTGGTGCAAAAATCGTCGCAGATTATACAAAACAGATCGGTAAAGTAAACTTTAAAACAAACTTATCTGCGTTTCAGAGCTATAAAGATAGTGACCTATCTAACTGGACATGGATAAATTCTTTTAGTTATACACTTTGGAAAGGTATTGGTGTTGGTTTTGATTTTGGATTACGTAACAACAGACAGGAAGCTGCTAATTTTGAAGGCACAACATTACCCGATGCAGATAACGACCTACAATCATATTATACTATTGGTATGAGTTATAATTTCTAA
- a CDS encoding DUF2480 family protein, whose amino-acid sequence MAGEIINRVASSKLQVIDLEDFYPEGKRVLFDIKDWLLEGLVLLEKDFRASVSNHDWSQYKDNYVALYCSTDAIVPDWAYMLIAVQLQDIAKLSVIGNLEHLESIVYSQIISDLDVSTYKDLPVIIKGCSNKPVPSNALVLLIQRLKPIAKSLMFGEACSSVPLYRKKR is encoded by the coding sequence ATGGCAGGCGAAATTATAAATAGAGTTGCGAGCAGTAAACTTCAAGTTATTGATTTAGAGGATTTCTATCCTGAAGGCAAGCGTGTACTTTTTGATATCAAAGACTGGCTGCTAGAAGGTCTTGTCCTTCTTGAAAAAGACTTTAGAGCTTCAGTTTCTAATCATGATTGGTCTCAATACAAGGATAATTATGTCGCTTTATATTGTTCAACTGATGCTATAGTACCAGATTGGGCATATATGCTTATTGCAGTTCAACTTCAAGATATAGCAAAATTGAGTGTTATTGGTAATTTAGAGCATCTAGAATCTATAGTCTACAGCCAAATAATTTCTGACTTAGACGTTTCAACATACAAAGATTTACCAGTAATTATAAAAGGCTGTTCAAACAAACCTGTTCCTTCAAATGCTTTAGTCTTACTCATTCAAAGACTAAAACCAATTGCAAAATCTTTGATGTTTGGCGAAGCTTGCTCATCTGTGCCTCTTTATCGAAAAAAAAGATAG
- a CDS encoding iron-sulfur cluster assembly protein → MSDTTIDTNALGEKIVKVIKTIYDPEIPVDIYELGLIYDVFVNEDYDVKILMTLTSPNCPVAETLPLEVEEKVKSINEVKGAEVEITFDPPWSNELMSEEAKLELGML, encoded by the coding sequence ATGAGCGATACAACTATAGATACAAATGCATTAGGAGAAAAAATAGTTAAGGTTATAAAAACTATTTACGATCCTGAAATCCCAGTAGATATATACGAATTAGGACTCATCTATGATGTATTTGTAAACGAAGATTATGATGTTAAAATATTAATGACATTAACATCTCCAAACTGTCCTGTTGCAGAAACCTTACCATTAGAAGTTGAAGAAAAAGTAAAATCTATCAATGAAGTAAAGGGTGCTGAAGTCGAAATAACATTCGACCCGCCATGGTCTAACGAATTAATGAGTGAAGAAGCAAAACTCGAATTAGGAATGCTGTAA
- a CDS encoding SufE family protein, with protein MTIQEIQDEIIDEFSMFEDWEERYQYMIDLGKTLPLIDDDHKTEDNIIKGCQSKVWVHANMNDNKIAFTADSDAIITKGIIAILIRAFSNQHPTAIIEANTDFIDKIGLKEHLSPTRANGLVSMIKQLKMYAIAYQTQLN; from the coding sequence ATGACCATACAGGAAATACAAGACGAAATTATTGACGAATTCTCAATGTTTGAGGATTGGGAAGAACGTTACCAATACATGATTGATTTAGGCAAAACTTTACCACTTATTGACGATGATCATAAAACTGAAGATAATATTATTAAAGGGTGTCAAAGTAAAGTATGGGTGCATGCCAATATGAACGACAATAAGATTGCTTTTACTGCTGATAGCGATGCTATAATTACAAAAGGTATTATTGCCATTTTAATTCGTGCGTTTTCAAATCAACACCCTACTGCTATCATTGAAGCAAATACCGATTTTATAGATAAGATTGGATTAAAAGAACATTTATCTCCTACCAGAGCAAATGGCTTGGTCAGTATGATAAAACAATTAAAAATGTATGCTATCGCATACCAAACTCAATTAAACTAA
- a CDS encoding zinc metalloprotease: MKKTIFGMAVLALLFTSCNDDNNSLEQEQAKVDMSDFYLYTNPTDDGTTARVANGKNCSSMEVLNRQLDENPGLYKKMYDIELSSRKFMANAKPKGGNGGGNGNGGGPGGGDGGGDGGGEPIDDGLGTLNIPVYIYVIYSNSQQNISSAQINSQMAVLNADFNDTNFSDVRSEFQGLGADVDINFDLQVVDRQANSTSAWGTNNAVKAAYPAQPGYLTMWIANIGGGILGYAQFPGGNASTDGVVMSPQYFGTTGFVAAPFDGGRTTTHEVGHWMNLRHIWGDGRCRQDDFVSDTPSSDAPNYGCDLSERSCKSTDMVENYMDYSDDDCMGLFTEGQKARMRSVFAPGGARAALVGN; this comes from the coding sequence ATGAAAAAAACAATTTTTGGAATGGCTGTTTTAGCTCTTCTTTTTACTAGCTGTAATGATGACAACAACAGTTTAGAGCAAGAGCAAGCAAAAGTAGATATGAGCGATTTTTATCTGTATACAAATCCTACCGATGATGGAACAACGGCTAGAGTTGCAAACGGTAAAAATTGTAGCTCTATGGAAGTATTAAACAGACAACTGGATGAAAATCCTGGATTGTACAAAAAAATGTATGATATAGAGTTAAGTTCTAGAAAATTTATGGCTAATGCTAAACCAAAAGGCGGAAACGGCGGCGGAAACGGAAACGGCGGTGGACCAGGTGGTGGTGACGGCGGCGGTGATGGCGGTGGAGAGCCAATTGATGATGGTTTAGGAACACTTAATATCCCTGTTTACATTTACGTAATATACTCTAACAGTCAGCAAAACATTAGTTCTGCTCAGATTAACTCTCAAATGGCAGTATTGAATGCAGATTTTAATGACACTAATTTTAGTGACGTTCGTTCTGAATTTCAAGGATTAGGTGCTGACGTTGACATTAATTTTGACTTACAAGTTGTTGACAGACAAGCAAATTCAACATCTGCTTGGGGTACAAACAATGCTGTAAAAGCAGCATATCCTGCACAACCAGGTTACCTAACAATGTGGATTGCTAATATTGGAGGTGGTATCTTAGGCTATGCACAATTCCCTGGAGGAAATGCATCTACGGATGGTGTTGTGATGTCTCCTCAATATTTTGGAACTACAGGTTTTGTTGCTGCACCTTTTGATGGTGGTCGTACTACAACTCATGAAGTAGGTCACTGGATGAACTTACGTCATATTTGGGGAGATGGAAGATGTCGTCAAGATGATTTTGTGTCTGATACACCTTCTTCTGATGCACCAAACTATGGTTGTGATTTAAGTGAAAGAAGTTGTAAGTCTACAGATATGGTAGAAAACTATATGGATTACTCTGATGATGATTGTATGGGCTTATTTACCGAAGGGCAAAAAGCAAGAATGCGTTCTGTTTTTGCTCCAGGTGGAGCTCGTGCAGCATTAGTAGGAAATTAA
- a CDS encoding aminotransferase class V-fold PLP-dependent enzyme has protein sequence MSTTQKHITFDVEAIRKDFPILNREINGKSLIYFDNAATSQTPQQVIDVIVDYYSNYNANIHRGVHALSQEATDAYEQARIRIQKHFNAAHSHEIIYTSGTTHGINLVANGFSSLLKKGDEVIVSALEHHSNIVPWQMLCERTGATLKVIPMNTDGDLILSEFDALLNENTKLVFVNHISNALGTINPIEYIIEKAHAIGAAVLIDGAQSCPHIKPDVQALDVDFYVCSAHKICGPTGVGMLYGKQEWLKKLPPYQGGGEMIAEVTFEKTTYADLPHKFEAGTPNICGGIAFGAALDYMNAIGFDTIASYENELLEYATNQLQQIEGLKIYGTAKEKTSVISFNVGNIHPYDIGTILDKMGIAVRTGHHCAQPIMNFYQIPGTVRASFMFYNTKEEIDSFITALKKSVMMLS, from the coding sequence ATGAGTACCACTCAAAAACATATAACTTTTGATGTAGAAGCCATAAGAAAAGACTTCCCTATTCTCAATCGAGAAATTAATGGCAAGTCTCTTATTTATTTTGATAATGCTGCAACATCTCAAACACCACAACAGGTTATTGATGTTATTGTAGATTATTACAGTAACTATAATGCTAATATTCATCGTGGTGTACATGCATTAAGTCAAGAAGCAACAGACGCTTACGAGCAAGCACGAATAAGGATTCAAAAGCATTTTAATGCTGCTCACAGTCACGAAATTATCTATACCTCTGGGACAACTCATGGTATTAATTTAGTTGCTAATGGCTTTTCGTCTTTATTAAAAAAAGGTGACGAAGTTATTGTTTCGGCTTTAGAGCATCATAGTAATATTGTGCCTTGGCAAATGCTTTGCGAACGTACAGGAGCGACATTGAAAGTCATTCCGATGAACACTGATGGCGACTTAATTTTAAGTGAATTTGATGCGCTTTTAAACGAGAATACTAAACTTGTTTTTGTCAATCATATATCTAATGCATTAGGAACCATAAATCCCATAGAATATATCATTGAGAAAGCACATGCTATAGGCGCAGCAGTCTTAATTGATGGTGCACAATCTTGTCCTCATATAAAACCAGATGTGCAAGCTTTAGATGTCGACTTCTATGTCTGCTCTGCTCATAAAATTTGTGGCCCAACAGGTGTTGGTATGCTTTACGGAAAACAAGAATGGCTAAAAAAATTACCACCATATCAAGGTGGTGGCGAAATGATTGCCGAGGTTACTTTCGAAAAAACAACCTATGCAGACTTACCTCATAAGTTTGAAGCTGGAACACCAAATATCTGTGGTGGTATTGCTTTCGGAGCTGCATTAGATTATATGAATGCCATTGGTTTTGACACCATAGCTTCTTATGAAAATGAGCTTTTAGAATACGCTACAAACCAACTTCAGCAAATTGAAGGCTTAAAAATTTACGGAACAGCAAAAGAAAAAACGTCAGTTATTTCTTTTAATGTAGGTAATATTCATCCTTACGATATTGGGACCATTTTAGACAAAATGGGTATAGCTGTAAGAACAGGACACCATTGTGCCCAACCAATCATGAATTTCTACCAAATTCCAGGTACTGTTCGTGCTTCATTTATGTTTTATAATACTAAAGAGGAAATTGATAGTTTTATTACTGCACTAAAAAAATCTGTAATGATGTTGTCTTAA
- the sufD gene encoding Fe-S cluster assembly protein SufD: MELKEKLVSSFMAFENTIDVDSPIHDIRIDAIKTFEAEGFPHKRQEAWKYTSLKSILKNDFKLFPEETGALDYKDIKKYFIHDIDAYKIIFVDGKYSSHLSATTHDGIDVCLMSSALSKPKYKPVIDNYFNKIATKDGLSSLNTAFCSEGAYIHIPKNKVVEKPIQIIHFSTGKEAALMLQPRNLIVVDENSHVQIIERHQSLTENPVLTNSVTEIFANKRAIVDYYKIQNDKQSATLIDSTFVNQKDQSLAKVQTFSFGGKLTRNNLNFYQNGERIDSTMKGITIIGDKQHVDHNTLVHHIEPNCESHQDYKGIYDANSTGVFNGKVVVEKEAQKTNAFQANNNILISDKATINTKPQLEIFADDVRCTHGCTIGQLDESAMFYLRSRGIPEKEARGLLMYAFSNNVLDSVAIPEIKSRITKLIAQKLGVNIGFDL, translated from the coding sequence ATGGAATTAAAAGAAAAATTAGTATCGTCTTTCATGGCTTTCGAAAATACAATCGATGTAGATTCGCCAATACATGATATTAGAATTGATGCTATTAAAACGTTTGAAGCTGAAGGGTTTCCTCATAAAAGGCAAGAAGCTTGGAAGTATACCTCTTTAAAATCTATTTTAAAAAATGATTTTAAATTATTTCCTGAAGAAACTGGTGCTTTAGATTACAAGGACATAAAAAAATACTTTATTCACGATATTGATGCCTATAAAATCATATTTGTAGATGGCAAGTATTCTTCGCATTTATCTGCGACTACTCACGATGGTATCGATGTTTGTTTAATGTCATCTGCATTAAGTAAGCCAAAATACAAGCCAGTTATTGATAATTACTTCAATAAAATAGCTACAAAAGACGGCTTATCGTCATTAAATACTGCATTTTGTTCTGAAGGTGCTTACATACATATTCCAAAAAATAAAGTTGTTGAAAAACCTATACAAATCATTCATTTTTCGACAGGTAAAGAAGCAGCATTAATGCTTCAACCAAGAAACTTAATTGTGGTAGATGAAAACTCTCATGTTCAAATTATTGAGCGTCATCAAAGTTTAACTGAAAATCCTGTTTTAACAAATAGCGTTACTGAAATTTTTGCCAATAAACGTGCAATTGTAGATTACTACAAAATTCAAAATGACAAACAATCAGCGACACTTATAGATAGTACATTTGTTAATCAAAAGGATCAAAGTTTAGCCAAAGTACAAACCTTTTCTTTCGGTGGAAAATTAACACGTAACAACCTTAATTTTTATCAAAACGGTGAGCGAATCGACTCTACTATGAAAGGTATTACAATCATAGGAGACAAGCAGCATGTAGACCATAATACTTTAGTTCACCATATAGAACCTAACTGCGAGAGTCACCAAGATTACAAAGGTATTTATGATGCTAACTCTACTGGTGTTTTTAATGGTAAAGTAGTTGTAGAAAAAGAAGCTCAAAAGACAAATGCTTTTCAGGCTAATAACAATATCTTAATTAGCGATAAAGCAACAATAAACACAAAACCTCAGCTCGAAATTTTTGCTGATGACGTTAGATGTACACATGGCTGTACTATTGGACAACTCGACGAAAGCGCCATGTTTTACTTACGTTCTCGTGGTATCCCTGAAAAAGAAGCACGCGGATTATTAATGTATGCGTTTAGTAACAACGTTTTAGATTCTGTTGCAATACCAGAAATAAAAAGTAGAATAACAAAATTAATCGCTCAGAAACTAGGCGTTAATATTGGGTTTGATTTGTAA
- the sufC gene encoding Fe-S cluster assembly ATPase SufC codes for MLKINNLHASVEDKPILRGINLEVKPGEVHAIMGPNGSGKSTLASVIAGKEDYEVSEGEIFLEGEDIEELGAEERAHKGVFLSFQYPVEIPGVSVTNFMKTAINETRKAKGLEDMPANEMLKLIREKSELLEIDRKFLSRSLNEGFSGGEKKRNEIFQMAMLEPKLAILDETDSGLDIDALRIVANGVNKLKSEDNATIVITHYQRLLDYIVPDYVHVLHNGRIVKSGTAELAHELEAKGYDWIKEEINA; via the coding sequence ATGTTAAAGATAAATAACCTTCATGCAAGTGTTGAGGACAAACCAATATTAAGAGGTATCAACCTCGAAGTAAAACCCGGAGAAGTACACGCTATTATGGGACCAAACGGTTCTGGCAAAAGTACTTTGGCATCTGTGATTGCAGGTAAAGAAGATTACGAAGTTAGCGAAGGAGAAATTTTTCTAGAAGGCGAAGATATTGAGGAGTTAGGCGCCGAAGAGCGTGCTCATAAAGGTGTCTTTTTGTCATTTCAGTATCCTGTAGAGATTCCTGGAGTGTCTGTCACTAACTTTATGAAAACTGCAATTAACGAAACACGTAAAGCCAAAGGTCTAGAAGATATGCCAGCTAACGAAATGCTGAAGCTTATCCGCGAAAAATCTGAACTATTAGAAATCGATCGTAAGTTTTTATCACGTTCATTAAACGAAGGGTTTTCTGGTGGTGAGAAAAAACGTAACGAGATTTTTCAGATGGCCATGCTTGAGCCTAAATTAGCTATACTTGATGAGACTGATTCTGGTTTAGATATCGATGCACTCCGTATTGTAGCAAATGGTGTAAACAAACTAAAATCTGAAGATAACGCAACAATCGTTATTACACACTACCAACGTTTGTTAGATTATATCGTACCTGATTACGTTCACGTATTACACAATGGACGTATCGTAAAATCAGGGACTGCAGAATTAGCTCATGAGTTAGAAGCTAAAGGTTACGATTGGATTAAAGAAGAAATAAACGCGTAA
- a CDS encoding N-acyl homoserine lactonase family protein yields the protein MKKVIVLLLVLLIFSSCKDFKEGYKDGYNEAQKEAEANKKQGVKLYALDGGTVKVNMLEVFSQDTTYTGQTKTFADAYYVIEHPKGRLLWDAGLAESLVGQEPFTTPNGAFTVSRKDSVVSQLAELKLTPKDFDFIAVSHTHFDHTGSASKFTESTWLVQETEYNFITSEEQKNGDNYPAIAPLSKVKKLNGDYDVFGDGSVIIKSMPGHTPGHQVLFLKLENAGNILLTGDLYHFQENRDSRGVPSFNFDVDMTLKSMDAFEAFAKENDADVYIQHSQDDFNRLPKYPKYLD from the coding sequence ATGAAAAAAGTAATCGTTCTACTCTTAGTTTTACTAATTTTCTCTTCTTGTAAAGACTTTAAAGAAGGTTACAAAGACGGCTATAATGAAGCTCAAAAAGAAGCTGAAGCTAACAAGAAGCAAGGTGTGAAACTTTATGCTCTTGATGGCGGAACTGTAAAGGTAAATATGCTTGAGGTATTCTCTCAAGACACAACTTACACAGGTCAAACAAAGACATTTGCAGATGCATATTATGTTATTGAACATCCAAAAGGACGACTATTATGGGATGCTGGTTTAGCTGAAAGTCTTGTTGGTCAAGAGCCTTTTACAACACCAAATGGTGCCTTTACTGTGTCACGAAAAGACTCTGTAGTCTCTCAATTAGCAGAACTGAAATTAACGCCTAAAGATTTCGATTTTATTGCAGTTTCACACACTCATTTTGACCACACTGGTTCTGCTTCAAAATTTACGGAATCGACTTGGTTGGTTCAGGAAACAGAATACAACTTCATAACTAGCGAAGAACAAAAAAATGGAGATAATTACCCAGCAATTGCACCTTTGAGTAAAGTAAAAAAGCTTAATGGTGATTACGATGTCTTTGGTGATGGGTCAGTTATCATCAAGTCAATGCCTGGTCATACGCCAGGACATCAGGTATTGTTTTTAAAGCTAGAGAATGCCGGTAACATTTTGCTAACTGGTGATTTGTATCACTTCCAAGAAAATAGAGATTCGCGTGGTGTCCCTAGCTTTAACTTTGATGTAGACATGACTTTAAAAAGCATGGATGCTTTTGAAGCTTTTGCAAAAGAAAACGATGCTGATGTTTACATTCAGCATAGCCAAGATGATTTTAATAGATTACCAAAATACCCAAAGTACCTAGACTAA
- the sufB gene encoding Fe-S cluster assembly protein SufB — protein sequence MSKYTEDDLREELKTKEYEYGFYTDIDSETFPVGLNEDIVRAISKKKEEPEWMTEWRLEAFKVWKEMIEPEWANVNYEKPDFKSISYYSAPNSKPKYDSLDEVDPELLATFKKLGISIDEQKKLANVAMDVVVDSVSVATTFKKTLAEKGIIFMSISEAIKEYPELVKKHIGTVVPTKDNFYAALNSAVFSDGSFCYIPKGVRCPMELSTYFRINQAGTGQFERTLVIADEGSYVSYLEGCTAPSRDENQLHAAVVELIALDDAEIKYSTVQNWYPGNAEGKGGVFNFVTKRGLCEKNAKISWTQVETGSAVTWKYPSCVLKGDNSIGEFYSIAVTNNYQQADTGTKMIHLGKNTKSTIISKGISAGKSQNSYRGLVQISSRAENARNFSQCDSLLMGNECGAHTFPYIEAKNKSAQIEHEATTSKIGEDQIFYCNQRGIDTEKAIALIVNGFSKEVLNKLPMEFAVEAQKLLEISLEGSVG from the coding sequence ATGTCAAAATATACTGAAGACGATTTAAGAGAAGAATTAAAAACCAAAGAATACGAATATGGTTTTTATACAGATATCGATTCTGAAACTTTCCCTGTTGGTCTTAACGAAGATATAGTTAGAGCAATTTCTAAAAAGAAAGAAGAGCCAGAATGGATGACCGAATGGCGTCTTGAAGCTTTTAAAGTTTGGAAAGAAATGATTGAGCCAGAATGGGCCAATGTAAATTACGAAAAGCCAGACTTTAAATCTATCTCATACTACTCTGCACCAAACAGCAAACCTAAATACGATAGCCTAGACGAAGTTGATCCAGAACTTTTAGCCACTTTTAAAAAACTCGGCATCTCAATTGACGAGCAAAAAAAACTAGCTAATGTAGCAATGGACGTTGTTGTCGATTCAGTTTCTGTTGCAACAACATTCAAAAAAACACTTGCTGAAAAAGGAATTATCTTTATGAGTATTTCCGAGGCTATTAAAGAATATCCAGAATTAGTAAAAAAACACATAGGTACTGTAGTTCCTACAAAAGATAATTTCTATGCTGCTTTAAATTCTGCTGTTTTTTCTGATGGTAGTTTTTGCTATATACCAAAAGGTGTGCGTTGCCCAATGGAATTATCTACGTATTTCCGAATTAATCAAGCCGGTACAGGTCAATTCGAAAGAACCTTAGTTATTGCTGACGAAGGTAGTTATGTCTCGTACTTAGAAGGCTGTACAGCACCTAGTCGTGATGAAAACCAATTACATGCTGCCGTTGTAGAGCTTATTGCTCTTGATGATGCCGAAATAAAATACAGTACCGTGCAAAACTGGTATCCAGGAAATGCAGAAGGAAAAGGTGGTGTTTTTAACTTTGTAACTAAGCGTGGACTTTGCGAAAAAAACGCAAAAATATCATGGACACAAGTAGAAACAGGTAGCGCAGTAACATGGAAATATCCGTCTTGTGTATTAAAAGGAGACAACTCTATAGGTGAATTTTATTCGATAGCAGTAACCAACAATTACCAGCAAGCAGATACAGGAACAAAAATGATTCACTTGGGTAAAAATACCAAGTCGACTATAATCTCAAAAGGAATTTCTGCTGGTAAATCTCAAAACTCTTATCGTGGATTGGTACAAATTAGCTCTCGTGCAGAAAATGCTCGTAACTTCTCACAATGTGATAGTTTATTAATGGGTAACGAATGTGGGGCTCATACATTCCCGTACATCGAAGCAAAAAACAAGTCAGCACAAATAGAACATGAAGCAACAACAAGTAAAATTGGTGAAGACCAAATTTTTTATTGTAATCAACGAGGCATCGATACTGAAAAGGCCATTGCACTTATTGTTAACGGATTTAGTAAAGAGGTATTGAACAAATTACCAATGGAATTTGCTGTTGAGGCTCAAAAATTATTGGAAATTTCTTTAGAAGGTTCTGTTGGATAA
- a CDS encoding HesB/IscA family protein, whose translation MIKVSDTAKQKVVQLMQEDGFDASTDYIRVGVKSGGCSGLSYDLKFDKSQDESDKVFEDNGVKIIVDKKSFLYLIGTTLEYSGGLNGTGFVFNNPNANRTCGCGESFSL comes from the coding sequence ATGATAAAAGTTTCTGACACAGCAAAGCAAAAAGTCGTGCAATTAATGCAAGAAGACGGCTTTGATGCTTCTACAGATTACATAAGAGTTGGCGTAAAAAGTGGTGGTTGTTCTGGCTTATCTTACGATTTAAAATTTGATAAAAGTCAAGACGAAAGTGATAAAGTTTTTGAAGACAATGGTGTAAAAATCATTGTAGACAAAAAAAGCTTTTTATACCTCATCGGCACAACTCTAGAATATTCCGGAGGACTTAACGGAACCGGTTTTGTGTTTAATAATCCTAATGCCAACAGAACTTGTGGTTGTGGTGAATCATTTTCATTGTAA